The window AGCTAGATGTTGTAGCAACAAATCCAAACTGGGCCCAATGAAGTAATCGCCCAATGACCCGTCAGATGGGTGATGATTCTGGTTTTGGGTCTGGTTCAAATCGAATGATCCTTGAAGGATTACGGCCTGATTGAAAGGATTGATCAGAATTACACGTTCTCGGTCTCTTTCGCTATCCGAATTCTCCGTTTCAGACCCTATTCCGGCCCGAAGTCCTTGAAGGAGTTGTAGGATTGCAGCAgagcttcttctccttcttcgaaCAATTGATTCAGACTCGCGTTCCAGTTCAAATTCTCCTTgcccttcttcctcctcttctcttCGGAATCTCCTGTGACGGGTAGGTTCACCACCCATTATTCCAAGTAAGATGGGGGCCCACAGAGAGAGGGCCCTATCAGATCCCAGATCATCGTTATCGTGCTCTCTATTGCCGTCCATTTCTTCCAAAAAACCACTCTCGCAGAATGGACATTTGATCTCAACTTCCATGATCGGATTCACCATTTGCGAGCACATGTGGCACCAGTACCTAGCAACCAGAGCTTctcccatctctctttctctctgcagtccaaaaaaaaaaaaaacccacttcaGAAAACAGGAATTCAAGACCAAGATCCTGCAAATTTCACACCCCAACAGGCCGAAATCTTCCAGCCAAGAAGATTATCtcttttatctttctttcaaAGAAAGATACCCGCAAAACCGATTTGAAGTACAAGGTTCTGCAATTTCAGAACCCAATACACCAAGAGGAAGATCTGCTTCTAGTAATTCACAATGATTCAAAAGCAATTTCCTGCAATTTCACAACCTATGCGATTGAAATCCCCCAAAGTAAGATTCCTTTCTTTCATGCAGAGAAAATCAGATTCAAATGGACACCATCCACAGaagaaagttcaaatttttaaatttttgatggtaccattagcaatatcatgaaattttacaaTCCAGCAGATAGAAATCTCCCCAAAAGGAGATTACTCTCATTCATACACAGAAATTCAAGCTCAAACAGAGAGCCCCCACAAAACAAAAACCAgatctttcaaaataataataataataataaataaataaattgaaaaacCACACCCAAAAACACAAACCACCCCAAAAGAAGCAATCTTTTCCAACAAAAACCAAAACACAGATAGAATAGAAATCAAAAACAAAAACCCAATATTTCTTTTCTCTAAACAAGATAGAGATTGAAGAAAAGCAGATAAACCTGAACAGAGAATGACATGCTAAAGAAAAAGCAGTTAGAAATTTAAATATACATATTACAAGTCAAATAAGAAGAATCCAGAATGAGGTAGAAATGTTTTTTATACCATACATATATCAAACAGGAGGAGGATTTGACACGGAATTTCCACAAAAGAAGCAAAAACAAGACACCGGTTTTGCTGGATTttgaagaaatgaaagaaagaaatgcTAACCTTGAAATGTAGATAGGAGCGGCTTTGATTGAGTCTCTGGTCTTTAGGAGGGAAGAAAAGGAAATTGCAGAGAAGAAGAACAACCACCAAAAAACGcgtcttctcctcttcttttctcCCCTCCTctctccaccctctctctctctgtcgatTCTTTTTTTACtgttctttaatttttatttgttggATTTGCTTTTTTTTTGGTGGTGGGGTTTCGTTctctcttaaaaaatggatggcccaccAGCCTGCAGGTCTTCCAATGCTAGTATTATGTTTTGTTCCGTTAATTACAGATAGTAATGAGAAATGTTGTAGTAGTCTCAGAGCACCAAAGTTATGATGCTCCTTGTTGCATCACGATATTGGACAGTTTTAttggtcaatctggaccgtccattgcattcaaccaacatttcatgggctaccatgtgaaaatcacactgatgggcagctctaaccatctgatcaatagctataaaatcaacggttagatgTTTATATAAACATGGTGCAATTGGCAGTCATGGATTTGCATGCAAGGGATCACTTTtatcaggcaatcctaaccatcctcTCCATGAGGATAAGGGTAAATTTGAGGATGGAAGGGATCATCTTATATATTTGATTTTTACATTCTAGCCTATAAAAAATGTGATAGAgtaaatggacggtttaaatggacggtttagatagccAGTAAGAGAGCAAATGGGTTGGGTCGACCCAATGTTAATTGAACACAACTAATGGGTTTGGGTCCAAAAATTTCAACACATTTGGGTAGTCCTCTATTCAAAAGTTCAAACTGAATTACTAAACTTATTGGATTTGGGTCCTCTCAAGATAAACCCAAGTTAGATTGAACCCAACCTCACAACTAATGGGTTTGGGTCCAAAAATTTCAACACATTTGGGTAGTCCTCTATTCAAAAGTTCAAACTGAATTACTAAACTTATTAGATTTGGGTCCCCTTAAGATAAACCCAAGTTAGACCTAATTTTTAAATGGATCCAACTTTTAGATGGGGGTCCACTAGCATCATACTAAAATAGATCGAACATAGGATCTTCGTTTTCTTACAATGTAATTATTCATCTGGTACTTGTGACAATTCCGACGGCGAGTCATGGCTCCAATGTCGGTAGAGAATAAACTAAAAATCACAATAATTGAACTACTCTAACAATTATACATGATGATTGTGAAttgctttgattattttatttgttgCCATCAAAATTGATAGTTACTACTAATTCATTAATTGGATGGTATGGAATATTATTTGTGTAAAAACTtaattgtaatttatatacttagtTTGAACTTAAACTCAACCCATGTGATAAATGAAAATTATGACTTCAAACCTAACTTAGATGTGACCCGGCTCATAATGAGTTGGGTGGTCCAAAATTCTGATCTAATCTTTAAATCAGTAAGATCTTAGCTATTGTTTTTTGATCACGTACGAAAAAAcattaacaaaaataaatcaagataGATAAGAAACATCACACTTAATATGATGATCATCAAAGAATACAAATGAGTGCCAAATTAATTTCTTGTTGGGAAGAGATGCGGATAAAGACTAGGCCTATTAAAATTGAAGGAAATGGATCAATTAAGTATATTTGACTCATGCACATGTACAAGGTTAACTAATTTTCTAACTAATGTTATGCCATTATACGGGTTACAGCATAATATgagtatttaatatatatatatatataaacactaaaaattaaaatatgaaaaaaatggcatcaatttaaattatttttaaaaaaatgaaagaagtaACTTTATAAAGAGATGGCTGAGAATGCCAAAAATTTTGTTTTTTAATGTACAACACAGGTCCCCTCATCCCTACCGAACCCATTTGCACCTTTGCTGTAGGATTGGATTGTGGAAATTTCATTCTACTTGATCTATTTTATTTGTGCATGGTAGCTAAGAAATGTGTGatgaacctaatggacggtctagattaataGATTGGACTATCCAAATAACAAATTTTACTCGTCTGTGTTGGAGCCTACCTCGGATCGGTTATGATTCTAAAAAAGTCATTTTTCTTGCAGCCCATCCAATCTATGACGAAATGATTATATAAATATAAAGAACAACTTGGGAATGTATTGGATCATCTAATCAGGTCGATTTTTGGATGGTAGCCCATGGAATACGTGATGGACCTAATGGACCGTCCAGATCAATCGAATGGACTGTCCTAGCAATAATTTGACCACTCTTTTTATCAGGCAAATATGACCATCTCATCCATGGCTTGtaaaatgaaatataaacatATAAACGAATTGTGTAGTGGATCattaatcagtgtgattttgcacgtagcccatgaaatgtgtgatGGACCCAATGAACGGTCTTGATTGACCGATTAGCCAATTGATTAAACTGTCCAAGTAAGaatttaaaaattcacttttacACAACTTGGATCATATGATCAATATGAATATtgcatggacggtccagatagaacGATTGAAATGCTTAAGTGTCTTGATGCACCTTGGAGCACTCAATAGATCATTTCTATTACTCTATTAAGTTgaaaatgatttttatccattaaaaaagaaaaattccatGTTTCTCACCCATCTACTTGTTATTCCCGCTGCAACCTTGTCGCGATAAACAGAGGAATTATACATCGCGGCTCAGCAACAAATGTACAGTTTTTTGACACGTAGGACTTGTAGGGCCCATGATCccataatccaaaccattaatctgaTGGGTGCCACCATGGATGAATGATTTAACATTGAAAGATCCTCGGTGGATGGCTCATGTATTAAAATGTAGCAGATTATTGTAATGGACATTGAGTTAGACTTTTATGTTAGCCATGCACATTTTTTAAACGGTTGTCACgcatcctcctcacatgtggcaatGTATCCAGACCCTCCAAATTGAGGCATGTATCTAAAACCatttgatcaagcaatcctaaccatctaattaatggGTTTTCAAATCGATTGGTGGGAGTAAGATAGTGAGTGGGACAAATTtctaatgaaaaataaatgtcaTATGAACGGACTGGATCGCCTTAGAGCTATGATATGCGTAGGTTTGAAAAGTCGTTACCATTTTTGAAATGGGTCTATTTTACAGTGACACGTGgtataaaaagagaaaaacacACGGGACGCCGATTCAGTGGATACGGTGGAGCGGCTGCTGTCGGAGATGGGGGCCACCAAAAAGCTTTCTTGCAAATATGCTTTGCTTATCCATCTATGATGGAGAACTCGGCCCAGTTAAATGCTGCCATATATAGCTGCGGTTCCCCAAATAAATGAGAGCGGATTTAGGTGAGACCCCGccttaggaaacggattggctactcccacgacaccagccccgtggtcggtggtcggtgttctgatgtatgtgtttcatccatttttacatattattttatggcttgatctcaaaattgagaggtatataaatctcaggtggaccacaccgcatgaaaacaatagtgattggatatccaccattaaaatccttctaaggaccaatgtattgtttatttgacatccaatttgttgattaggttatacaaacatagatgaagggaaaaaaacaaaaaacagcttgatccaaaacttttatggccccaaaatgttttttaaatggtcgacactcattcaacactatttcctgtaatgtggtttacTTAAGATtatgatatacctcatttttggtctcataccgtaaaatgatctgtaaaaatagatagacggcatagatgaaatatacatcatggtggggcccacaaagcactgaccaccagccattggtcggtgtaagggggagtagctaatccgtttcccgcCTTACCATGGGTTATCGTTGGGCTTACCTTGATGTCTATTGTTATTGCTTGAATTTAGATGGAGAGGTGTAAAGGATATCATTGTGCCAATTGTAGCAGTGGACCTTCCGATGTCTAAGTTATGTAGCTAAATTAAAAGTAGAAGTGGGACTTGAGTTAAAGTTTTTTGGTACTCATATGTTGGTTTCaaaatttaggtattttggtGGGATGTGTTAGATTTGCTAGAGAGTGCTTATTTAATTGAGAATCTACTTCCGAAAGTATTGTTGAACCTGCCTTGATTGACGAGATCTTTGAATAGATTGTGTCATATCTTTCGTTTCTTGGTTCAAAGTGAAATTCTCTCCAAGTTTTTCCTTATGCAACTAAGCTCATGCTTGACGAAGAGCACATTTATCTATTGGTGCCTTATCATCCTAATATTTTTATCAGCCAGCTCTAAGGCATTCCTTCTATGATTGATTGCGTTTTTTATATGGTAGGCCAACTCAATTTTtcaaaccacacacacacacacacacacatacacatatataattcacgttgtccatctatttttttaagatcattttaagacattattccaaaaatgaagtagatccaattatcaagtggaccataccataagaaacaatggtgactgaccattaatgagccacacaagttttagatcaagctgatatttgccttttcccttcatctaggcttattTGAacctatcaatagattggatgttaaatattAAGGActgtcctaagaagttttcaatagtatgatggtcaatcaccactttttcttatggtatggtccactctaTAATTGGATCTGCTACATTTTTTGGATAACaccttaaaattatttgaaaaaatggatgaatagtgtggatacataatacatacatcaaggtgggccccacagtaacccCACGGtgagggccacaccatcttgggtgaggttgGGGTCTCACCAAATCTGCTCTCCAAATAAATTGAACCTGTGTCCCCCATTTGAGGAAGTGTTAACTGGGTAACATGTTAGTCAATGTTTTTCTAACCGTGGGACCCATcaagatatatgtgttgtatgtccacattgttcatctatttttaaagctcatttcatggcatacTCTAAAAACtgattcagatccaaatctcaaataggcCATACactagggattgaatgcctaccattgaagacTTCTTGGAGGCCAAGTCGTaatttatattttccattcaCTTAGGCCAGTGTGGACTTATGAACTaattggatgacaaatcaacatTACAATGAGTCCTATAAAGTTTTTAACAGCTGACGATGtgctccacttaagatttggatttactttatttttgagaaacacttaaaaatgagttgaaaaaaaggACAACATGaattacaatatatacatcaagatggtcctACATTAACACAAACACCCACTAAAGTGTTGTTGAGTAACACCTAATCAACGCTCCCAATACCTTGGCTTGTGGTTGGAACTCCTGTAAGACCCACAAAACAGAAATGCTGAGAACAAATCCACTCTATCGATCAGCTTCTTAAGATCAAAATAGAATaggaatccaaaactcatgtagatccaaaacttaagtggaacACAGTACCACTCAAAACAAAAATGTGAGAATggaaacatccaccgttaaaaaccttccTAAAGCCGATCATGATATTTATGAGCTATCCAAAATGTTTATATGATTATTACAATTCAAATAAATTGTaggtacaaatatcatcctaCTACAAAACTTCTATAGCTCTTGTAAGTTTCAAATGAAGGATGCTCAATCCTTGCTATTTCTTGTGTTGTGCCTAACTGTAGTTTTGAATTTCTCACTGGCTCACGATAAGATCCACTTAGCTTTACGTGGTAGGAAGTTTCTGTTGGAGGTTTTCTTAGGCAATGCACGTCCAATAAAGTTACAATATTATTTAAATAATTCATTTGATGGTGATGCTTGGTAGAAGATGGAAGAATACTCCTGGATACAAATTCTACAGTTAGATTTAATTAAGCCACATGATGAGTGACTCAACcaaaactttcaaacatgctttactGATGGGATTAGAATTACCAACCGACACTGCCAATAGCAAGAGTGTTCTATGAGCCTACtatgatttaagtgttttatgTGGATGTATTTTGCCATTTCATTTCAGGCATAAGGTAAAAAAtcaggtatatcaaaatctcaagcggATTGTAACACacgaaatag of the Magnolia sinica isolate HGM2019 chromosome 7, MsV1, whole genome shotgun sequence genome contains:
- the LOC131251164 gene encoding E3 ubiquitin-protein ligase SIRP1-like isoform X3; the protein is MGEALVARYWCHMCSQMVNPIMEVEIKCPFCESGFLEEMDGNREHDNDDLGSDRALSLWAPILLGIMGGEPTRHRRFRREEEEEGQGEFELERESESIVRRRRRSSAAILQLLQGLRAGIGSETENSDSERDRERVILINPFNQAVILQGSFDLNQTQNQNHHPSDGSLGDYFIGPSLDLLLQHLAENDSTRYGTPPARKEAVESMPNVKVGENLRCSVCLDDFELGSEAKEMPCKHKFHSGCILPWLELHSSCPVCRFQMPTDGSKDGNGSGNSSNRVESNANASSEERSGGSSEGGSGNGRRFWVPVPWPFNGLFSLSGSQSGRNSSSSASGSASHADEN
- the LOC131251164 gene encoding E3 ubiquitin-protein ligase SIRP1-like isoform X1, giving the protein MSFSVQREREMGEALVARYWCHMCSQMVNPIMEVEIKCPFCESGFLEEMDGNREHDNDDLGSDRALSLWAPILLGIMGGEPTRHRRFRREEEEEGQGEFELERESESIVRRRRRSSAAILQLLQGLRAGIGSETENSDSERDRERVILINPFNQAVILQGSFDLNQTQNQNHHPSDGSLGDYFIGPSLDLLLQHLAENDSTRYGTPPARKEAVESMPNVKVGENLRCSVCLDDFELGSEAKEMPCKHKFHSGCILPWLELHSSCPVCRFQMPTDGSKDGNGSGNSSNRVESNANASSEERSGGSSEGGSGNGRRFWVPVPWPFNGLFSLSGSQSGRNSSSSASGSASHADEN
- the LOC131251164 gene encoding E3 ubiquitin-protein ligase SIRP1-like isoform X2, translating into MREREMGEALVARYWCHMCSQMVNPIMEVEIKCPFCESGFLEEMDGNREHDNDDLGSDRALSLWAPILLGIMGGEPTRHRRFRREEEEEGQGEFELERESESIVRRRRRSSAAILQLLQGLRAGIGSETENSDSERDRERVILINPFNQAVILQGSFDLNQTQNQNHHPSDGSLGDYFIGPSLDLLLQHLAENDSTRYGTPPARKEAVESMPNVKVGENLRCSVCLDDFELGSEAKEMPCKHKFHSGCILPWLELHSSCPVCRFQMPTDGSKDGNGSGNSSNRVESNANASSEERSGGSSEGGSGNGRRFWVPVPWPFNGLFSLSGSQSGRNSSSSASGSASHADEN